Proteins from one Elgaria multicarinata webbii isolate HBS135686 ecotype San Diego chromosome 3, rElgMul1.1.pri, whole genome shotgun sequence genomic window:
- the ATP5MC2 gene encoding ATP synthase F(0) complex subunit C2, mitochondrial: MYACAKFVSAPTLVKNCSRLFCRPISASVLNRPEARMDEPRCISAAQNELLPVLRRAFQTSTVSRDIDTAAKFIGAGAATVGVAGSGAGIGTVFGSLIIGYARNPSLKQQLFSYAILGFALSEAMGLFCLMVAFLILFAM; the protein is encoded by the exons ATGTATGCCTGTGCAAAGTTCGTCTCTGCTCCCACCCTC GTGAAGAACTGTTCCCGGCTGTTCTGCAGGCCCATCTCTGCCTCAGTGCTGAACAGGCCTGAGGCCAGGATGGATGAG CCCCGCTGCATCTCAGCTGCTCAGAATGAACTGTTGCCAGTCTTGCGCCGGGCGTTCCAAACTAGCACGGTTTCCAGGGACATTGACACTGCCGCCAAGTTTATTGGTGCTGGTGCTGCCACTGTAGGTGTAGCCGGCTCCGGCGCGGGCATCGGGACCGTATTCGGTagtctcatcattggctatgccag aaACCCCTCCCTGAAGCAACAGCTCTTTTCTTACGCCATCCTGGGTTTTGCACTCTCCGAGGCCATGGGACTGTTCTGCTTGATGGTGGCATTCCTCATTCTCTTTGCTATGTGA